Sequence from the Ornithinimicrobium humiphilum genome:
GGTTGCGGCGCTGGTCCTCGAGCAGGTCGGCGTAGTTGGCCATCTGCCTGGACAGCAGGGTGAGGGTCTCGTCGGCGGCCGGCTCGATCTCGTCCTCGCCGAGCGGGGCGAAGAGCAGGGCGTTCACGAGCGCCCCGACGATCGCGCCCAGCGGCAGCTGCACGAGGTAGCCGAGCGCCATCGGCTCGGGGTTGGCGCCGCCGGCCGCGAGGACGAAGAGGCCGGCCAGTGGCGCCCAAGTCCCGTGCAGCCCGAAGACCCGGATGGAGCCGAGCAGGAAGCACAGGGCGATGGTCACGGCCACCGTCACGGAGTTGGCCCAGGAGATGCTCTGCGCGGCGATCGCGACGGCGACCCCGACGCCCACGGCGCCGGTGACCTGGAAGGTCTCCTTGATCGAGTCGGCGACGGCGAGGCCGACGACGGTGAAGGCGCCGAGCGCCGCGTAGTACTTGTACTCGTCGATCGGCGGGGGGAGCAGGGAACCGAGGTAGTAGGCCAGGCCGCACGCGACGGCACCCTTGAGGGCCACCTTGATCACGCGGGCGCCCAGCATCGCCAGCAGGGGGGACATCCGGACACCGTCCCACGAGACGCCGGCCGTCGCACGGCAACCCTTCCGGGCCGGTGGCGTCCGACGTCGCGCTGAGCTGTGCCCGGGCGCACGATGAGGGGAACGACAGACCGGGAGCGAGGTAGGACGTGGACGACGAGGTGACGGACGCCGGACCCTGGGTGCCACGCCGGCCCACCGTGCGCGGGCTGCGACGGGCAGCGCAGGACTGCCGCGGGTGCGAGCTGTGGGAGGACGCGACCCAGGCCGTGCTGCTGGAGGGGTCGGCCGCCGCCCGCATCGTGCTCGTGGGGGAGCAGCCCGGTGACCGGGAGGACCGGCAGGGCGAGCCCTTCGTCGGCCCCGCCGGACAGGTGCTCTCGGACGCCCTGGTGCAGGCCGGGCTGGACCGGTCCGAGGTCTACCTGACCAACGCCGTGAAGCACTTCCGCCACCGCGAGACGGGGAAGCGGCGCATCCACCAGGCGCCGGAGCTGAGGCACCTCGTCGCCTGCCACCCGTGGCTGGAGGCGGAGCTGACCGTGGTCGACCCCGACGTGGTGGTCTGCCTGGGAGCCTCCGCCGGCCGGGCGGTGCTCGGCCGGCCGGTCCGGATCGGGGCCGAGCGTGGCACCGTGCTGGAGGGGCCGGACGGACGCGCCACCGTGATCACCACCCACCGTCCGCGGTCCTGCGCCGGCGGGCGCACGGCGGCTACGAGGAGCTGGTCGCCGACCTGCGCACCGCTGGCGCGGCGGGGGTCCCTGAGCGGCCGTCCCGATCGGCGCGCGTCGACCGTGACGCGCTCCTACGATGCAGCGATGACGCGCATCGCAGACCTCGCCGAACAGCTCGCCGACCTCGCCCAGCGCCGCGGCCTGACCGTGGCCGCGGCGGAGTCCCTGACCGGGGGAGCGGTGTCCTCGGCCATGGCCGCCGGCCCCGAAGCCAGCGAGTGGTACCGGGGCGCCGTGGTCGCCTACTCGCCCGGGGTGAAGTTCGAGGTGCTCGGCGTCACGCCCGGTCCGCTCGTGACGGCCCGGTGCGCCGAAGAGCTGTCGACGGGCGTGGCCCGGCTGCTGGGCGCCACCGCCGCCGTGTCCACGACCGGGGTCGGCGGCCCGGACCCGGAGGAGGGCGAGGAGCCGGGCACCCTCTACATCGGGGTGACGGTGCCCGACGGCACGAGCACCTACCGGGTGGAGCTCGACGGCCCGCCCGAGGAGGTCGTCGAGCGGTCGACCGAGCGGGCCCTGGAGCTGCTGATCGAGGCGCTGAAGGAGTAGCCCACGGCATACTAAAGAAGTCTTGCTAAAGGAGTCTTGAGTATGTAGTGTCCACTTCCGTGGACCCGTTGCGCATCTCCGACCCCGAGCGCATCCGCGCGCTCGCCCATCCCGTCCGGCTGGCGCTGCTCGACGTCCTGCGCGACGTCGGCGAGGCCACGGCGACCGAGTGCGCCGAGCGGGTGGGGGAGTCGGTGGCCAGTTGCTCCTTCCACCTGCGGATGCTGGAGAAGTACGGCTACATCGAGCGGGCCGAGCAGCGCGGGCGCGAGAAGCCGTGGCGGGTCCGGCACGCCGGCGCGGCGATGGACGCCCGGCCCGACCCGGAGGTGCCCGGCTCGCTGCACGCGGTGCAGGAGCTCGCGGCGCTGACGGTCGCCCGCGAGGCCGAGCGCGTCACCCGCTTCCTGTCGGCGGCCGACACCGAGCCCGAGGAGTGGCTGCAGGCCATCACGATCTCGACCGGAGGGTTCTGGGCGACGGCCGAGGAGCTGCGCAGCCTCAGCGAGCAGGTCCAGCACCTTCTCGACCGGTTCGCCGGCCGCTCGGACGACCCGTCGAAGCGGCCGGAGGGCGCGCGTCACGCCCGCCTGTTCGCGGCCGTCAACCCCGACCCGCTGCCCTCCGAGGAGCGCTGAGATGGCCGCCCCCGCTCCCGTGACCACGGCCGGCGCGACGCGGTGGCACCGCCGTCGCCCTGCCGCCTGGGTGCACCCGGCCTTCCGCCGGCTGACCCTCGCCTGGCTCTTCACCAACCTCGCCGACAGCGCGCTCTACCTCATGGTCGCGGTCTGGGTGAAGGAGCTCAGCGGCTCGGACGGCGCGGCCGCGATGGTCTTCGTCATGCTGGGGCTGCCGGCCATCATCGCGCCCGTGCTGGGGCAGGTCGCCGACCGCTTCTCGCGGCGCCGGCTGCTCGTGGTCTCCAACGTCCTCGTCGCCGGCGTCGTGGCCACCCTGGTGCTCGTCGACTCGGCCTCGTGGCTCTGGCTGCTCTACACCGTGATCGTCGTCTACGGGGCGATGGGCTACCTCAGCGCCGCGGCCCAGGCCGGTCTGGTCCGCGACATCCTGCCCGACGAGCACCTGGCCTCGGGCAACGGCCTGCTGACCTCCGTCGACCAGGCGCTGCGGCTGATCTCGCCGGTCCTCGGCACCGGCCTCTACGCGCTCGTCGGCCCACGCTCGGTCGTGGCCCTGACGGTGGTCTGCTTCCTGCTGACCGCCCTGGCGCTCATGACCCTCAAGGTCGTCGAGTCGCCGCCGGAGCCGGCGTCCGAGCGGGGCGGCTACCTCCACGAGGTCTCGGCGGGGTTCCGGCACCTGGTCCGCACCCCGGGCCTGGGGCGGCTGACGCTGCTC
This genomic interval carries:
- a CDS encoding UdgX family uracil-DNA binding protein (This protein belongs to the uracil DNA glycosylase superfamily, members of which act in excision repair of DNA. However, it belongs more specifically to UdgX branch, whose founding member was found to bind uracil in DNA (where it does not belong), without cleaving it, appears to promote DNA repair by a pathway involving RecA, rather than base excision.); the encoded protein is MDDEVTDAGPWVPRRPTVRGLRRAAQDCRGCELWEDATQAVLLEGSAAARIVLVGEQPGDREDRQGEPFVGPAGQVLSDALVQAGLDRSEVYLTNAVKHFRHRETGKRRIHQAPELRHLVACHPWLEAELTVVDPDVVVCLGASAGRAVLGRPVRIGAERGTVLEGPDGRATVITTHRPRSCAGGRTAATRSWSPTCAPLARRGSLSGRPDRRASTVTRSYDAAMTRIADLAEQLADLAQRRGLTVAAAESLTGGAVSSAMAAGPEASEWYRGAVVAYSPGVKFEVLGVTPGPLVTARCAEELSTGVARLLGATAAVSTTGVGGPDPEEGEEPGTLYIGVTVPDGTSTYRVELDGPPEEVVERSTERALELLIEALKE
- a CDS encoding ArsR/SmtB family transcription factor, which gives rise to MSTSVDPLRISDPERIRALAHPVRLALLDVLRDVGEATATECAERVGESVASCSFHLRMLEKYGYIERAEQRGREKPWRVRHAGAAMDARPDPEVPGSLHAVQELAALTVAREAERVTRFLSAADTEPEEWLQAITISTGGFWATAEELRSLSEQVQHLLDRFAGRSDDPSKRPEGARHARLFAAVNPDPLPSEER
- a CDS encoding MFS transporter, with amino-acid sequence MAAPAPVTTAGATRWHRRRPAAWVHPAFRRLTLAWLFTNLADSALYLMVAVWVKELSGSDGAAAMVFVMLGLPAIIAPVLGQVADRFSRRRLLVVSNVLVAGVVATLVLVDSASWLWLLYTVIVVYGAMGYLSAAAQAGLVRDILPDEHLASGNGLLTSVDQALRLISPVLGTGLYALVGPRSVVALTVVCFLLTALALMTLKVVESPPEPASERGGYLHEVSAGFRHLVRTPGLGRLTLLLGLVCAATGLVNAAVFPALEQGLGLPASALGALVSMQGIGAVTGGLSSAWAIGRWGEARTFAAGAGLLALGFLPVLGTSTVLVGVGLVVLGFGVTWAVVAFMVLRQRLTPPRLQGRTNAAANVAVNLPQTATTAVAAAVLAVVDYRILVAVTVVATAIAALAALRRTPEPKVATDQAGEPTVPG